The Thermococcus thermotolerans genome contains a region encoding:
- a CDS encoding DUF5305 domain-containing protein, which translates to MKKEKLVRFIRRKEVLGVFLILFLVFAFYSVKLMSASPYVVNTQTLGTFKEEGQLKHAAYLKPNEIYGYMVFRDEYPISLVDRFLLTYTYSSNPPLSTGTYEVTGKVVYYVTKGSEEVTMWEGTLFDEKGKLQNGGFTVEYTLDMGELDRMTAEVSNELGMKRLNRRVIITTKVSGTGKVGGKEITRSFDHEVELIRDSGAGLYYFTDTSKTAKKTLTTTTKEEVSASVLGVTSNLDTAKVVTTVLALLMLIPLVGYVYTSRPPKDELAKIRPYIVKGAPGPVQKRVVLKTPKDLETTFELVDKPILHYIDGEDEVFAIIDDGISYEYRKPLPQGGDEAS; encoded by the coding sequence ATGAAGAAGGAAAAGTTGGTTAGGTTTATTAGAAGGAAGGAAGTCCTGGGAGTATTCCTGATTCTCTTCCTGGTCTTTGCATTTTACTCAGTGAAGCTCATGAGCGCAAGCCCGTACGTGGTGAACACCCAGACCCTGGGAACGTTTAAGGAAGAGGGACAGCTGAAGCACGCCGCTTATCTCAAGCCCAACGAAATCTACGGGTACATGGTCTTCAGGGACGAATATCCTATATCCCTCGTTGACAGGTTCCTGCTGACGTACACATACAGCTCAAACCCGCCGCTCAGCACCGGCACCTATGAAGTCACCGGAAAGGTTGTATACTACGTCACCAAGGGGAGCGAAGAGGTCACCATGTGGGAAGGCACGCTCTTTGATGAGAAGGGCAAGCTCCAGAACGGCGGATTCACAGTGGAGTACACGCTCGACATGGGAGAGCTGGACAGGATGACTGCAGAGGTGTCCAATGAGCTTGGAATGAAAAGGCTAAACAGAAGGGTAATCATAACGACAAAGGTCTCGGGAACCGGCAAAGTCGGTGGAAAGGAGATAACCAGGAGCTTTGACCATGAGGTTGAACTCATCAGGGACAGCGGAGCCGGGCTTTACTACTTCACTGACACCAGCAAGACTGCAAAGAAAACCCTGACAACGACAACCAAGGAAGAAGTCAGTGCAAGCGTTCTGGGAGTAACCAGCAACCTCGATACGGCGAAGGTAGTGACCACAGTGCTGGCACTTCTGATGCTGATACCCCTGGTGGGCTACGTTTACACATCAAGACCGCCCAAGGATGAGCTGGCCAAGATAAGGCCGTACATAGTCAAGGGCGCACCCGGGCCCGTCCAGAAAAGGGTCGTCCTGAAGACCCCCAAGGATTTGGAGACGACCTTCGAGCTTGTGGACAAGCCGATACTACACTACATAGACGGTGAGGACGAGGTCTTCGCCATAATAGACGACGGAATATCGTACGAGTACCGGAAGCCATTGCCCCAGGGAGGGGATGAGGCCAGCTGA
- the spt4 gene encoding transcription elongation factor subunit Spt4: protein MTKERACRHCHYITTEDRCPVCGSRDLSDEWFDLVIITEPEKSRIAQKLGVKVPGKYAIRVR from the coding sequence ATGACGAAGGAGAGAGCCTGCAGGCACTGCCACTACATAACGACCGAAGACCGCTGTCCCGTCTGCGGCAGCAGGGACCTCAGCGACGAGTGGTTTGACCTCGTCATAATCACCGAGCCAGAGAAGTCGAGGATAGCCCAGAAGCTGGGCGTTAAGGTTCCAGGAAAGTACGCCATAAGGGTCAGATGA
- a CDS encoding inorganic diphosphatase, with protein MNPFHELEPGPEVPEVVYALIEIPKGSRNKYELDKKTGLLKLDRVLYSPFFYPVDYGIIPQTWYDDGDPFDIMVIMREPVYPLTIIEARPIGIMKMEDSGDKDWKVLAVPVEDPYFEDWKDIDDVPKAFLDEIAHFFQRYKELQGKVTKIEGWGNAEEAKREILRAIEMYKEKFGKKE; from the coding sequence ATGAACCCGTTCCACGAGCTTGAGCCCGGACCGGAGGTTCCAGAGGTCGTTTACGCTCTCATAGAGATACCGAAGGGGAGCAGGAACAAGTACGAGCTTGACAAGAAGACCGGACTCCTTAAGCTCGACCGCGTCCTTTACAGCCCGTTCTTCTACCCGGTGGACTACGGAATAATCCCGCAGACCTGGTACGACGACGGCGACCCCTTCGACATAATGGTCATCATGCGCGAGCCGGTCTATCCGCTCACCATCATCGAGGCGAGGCCTATAGGCATCATGAAGATGGAGGACAGCGGAGACAAGGACTGGAAGGTCCTGGCCGTTCCCGTCGAGGACCCCTACTTCGAGGACTGGAAGGACATCGACGACGTTCCCAAGGCCTTCCTCGACGAGATTGCCCACTTCTTCCAGCGCTACAAGGAGCTCCAGGGCAAGGTCACGAAGATAGAGGGCTGGGGCAACGCCGAGGAGGCCAAGAGGGAGATACTCAGGGCCATCGAGATGTACAAGGAGAAGTTCGGCAAGAAGGAGTGA
- a CDS encoding DUF4910 domain-containing protein codes for MKRFLKEAEVFDSSNVLHYIAEISQFHRIQGSKELPEAVRFIREELRVWGINAELYEEFYDGKSWFLTLKSPIAWDLVHGKVEVLDKTLTTSQSPLVVMAHSPSGKAEGEVVHIVREEDWKNAGGKIVLVGKEWRDAYRKANEAGAVGFIAYREGTGGAIPYIGLFLSADDLEWAKIPAVAIPESLARGIIGKLNAGERVEARIEVEAQINERQVLPILYAEIGKEPFILFTAHICHPKPGANDNASGSAMLIELARVLSRLYDDSFRFGFAFLWIPEYYGTQAFVEKYAELEKYYAVINLDMVAGSEDRAGSTIMLVRTPISRFSIVSGVLEYFLELANGAGKSFSGSPLPQIKLKSYPYEMGSDHDVFNFFGIPSVMPITWPDRFYHSSEDTVEKVSKTSIEIIGKAVLATALALAKATGDELGRFARGYAMKYLGELSMERDTENAEKLVMMGLARDSRFLGIESGHPFERKPWMRWVRKGRVSGELIKDVNENAYEEFKELTRDRKMLVHLHELLMLGELLPKEEAMHALREEFGEVEEEKLERLLALLEEIGVIERL; via the coding sequence ATGAAGCGCTTTTTAAAAGAAGCAGAGGTTTTTGATTCCTCAAATGTTCTCCACTACATAGCCGAGATAAGCCAGTTCCACAGGATACAGGGCTCAAAAGAGCTCCCCGAGGCTGTTCGCTTCATCAGGGAGGAGCTCAGGGTATGGGGGATCAACGCGGAGCTTTACGAGGAGTTCTACGACGGCAAAAGCTGGTTCCTGACCCTCAAGTCGCCCATAGCCTGGGATCTGGTGCACGGAAAGGTCGAGGTTCTGGATAAAACCCTGACGACCTCTCAAAGTCCCCTCGTCGTCATGGCACACTCACCAAGCGGAAAGGCCGAGGGCGAAGTGGTTCACATAGTCCGCGAGGAGGACTGGAAGAACGCCGGAGGAAAGATAGTCCTGGTTGGGAAGGAGTGGCGCGACGCCTACAGGAAGGCCAACGAGGCCGGAGCTGTGGGCTTCATCGCTTACCGCGAAGGAACCGGGGGGGCTATACCCTACATCGGCCTGTTTCTGAGCGCGGACGACCTTGAGTGGGCGAAAATTCCCGCCGTTGCCATTCCCGAAAGTCTGGCCAGAGGCATAATAGGAAAGCTCAACGCCGGGGAGAGGGTTGAGGCCAGGATCGAGGTTGAAGCCCAGATAAACGAGCGCCAGGTTCTGCCGATCCTCTATGCCGAGATCGGGAAGGAGCCGTTCATCCTCTTCACCGCCCACATCTGCCATCCGAAGCCCGGCGCCAACGACAACGCTAGCGGAAGCGCGATGCTCATAGAGCTGGCGAGGGTTCTCAGCCGGCTCTACGACGACTCCTTCCGCTTCGGCTTTGCCTTCCTCTGGATCCCGGAGTACTACGGCACGCAGGCCTTCGTGGAGAAATACGCCGAGCTTGAGAAGTACTACGCCGTCATAAACCTCGATATGGTGGCAGGGAGTGAGGATCGGGCCGGCTCAACGATAATGCTCGTGAGGACTCCGATTTCTCGCTTCTCCATTGTTTCTGGGGTTCTTGAGTACTTCCTGGAGCTGGCTAACGGGGCTGGGAAGAGCTTCTCGGGAAGCCCTCTCCCCCAGATAAAGCTCAAGAGCTATCCCTACGAGATGGGCAGCGACCACGATGTCTTCAACTTCTTTGGAATTCCGTCGGTGATGCCGATAACGTGGCCCGACCGCTTCTACCACTCCAGCGAGGACACCGTTGAAAAGGTGAGCAAGACCAGCATAGAGATCATCGGTAAAGCAGTTCTGGCCACCGCCCTGGCCCTTGCCAAGGCAACTGGGGATGAACTCGGGCGCTTTGCACGCGGCTACGCCATGAAGTACCTCGGCGAACTTTCCATGGAGAGGGACACGGAAAACGCAGAAAAGCTGGTGATGATGGGCCTGGCCAGAGATTCCAGGTTCCTTGGCATCGAGAGCGGTCACCCCTTTGAGAGAAAGCCGTGGATGCGGTGGGTGCGGAAGGGCAGGGTCTCGGGTGAGCTCATAAAGGACGTTAATGAGAATGCCTACGAGGAGTTTAAGGAGCTTACCCGGGACAGGAAGATGCTCGTGCACCTCCACGAGCTCCTGATGCTCGGCGAGCTCCTTCCGAAGGAAGAAGCAATGCACGCTCTAAGGGAAGAGTTCGGGGAGGTTGAAGAAGAAAAGCTCGAAAGACTCCTGGCCCTGCTGGAGGAGATAGGGGTTATAGAGAGGCTCTAG
- a CDS encoding DUF1102 domain-containing protein, whose translation MEECTMKKVLALGMLGLMIAAAFALGTSATFRDYRAQRSVHIAVVPDDSELIDLTPVQPYAYLNDGGQLVIDFSADNPNWPGWDDESWWKWDEEQNMPVPARGLGLSPQSRYNFDEVFNVSNHLWEQETIVVRITSSDPGMVSFYEPNGMMYNTNGGGQPYNSDTAVGDVCFYLEPGEALGVGMELAAANTLGSYDININIQAWPASEAPIECGGG comes from the coding sequence ATGGAGGAATGTACCATGAAGAAAGTTTTGGCCCTCGGTATGCTGGGGCTGATGATCGCGGCGGCCTTTGCACTAGGCACGAGCGCAACCTTCAGGGACTACAGGGCCCAAAGGAGCGTTCATATCGCCGTTGTTCCAGACGACAGCGAGCTTATTGATCTAACGCCTGTCCAGCCCTACGCGTACCTTAACGATGGAGGGCAACTTGTTATTGACTTCTCAGCGGACAATCCCAACTGGCCAGGATGGGATGATGAGAGCTGGTGGAAGTGGGACGAGGAGCAGAATATGCCAGTTCCTGCAAGAGGACTGGGACTCAGCCCACAGAGCAGGTACAACTTTGACGAGGTATTTAACGTGAGCAACCACCTCTGGGAGCAGGAAACCATCGTAGTCAGGATTACCTCATCGGATCCCGGAATGGTCTCATTCTACGAGCCCAACGGCATGATGTACAACACAAACGGGGGCGGTCAGCCTTACAATTCGGATACAGCCGTCGGAGATGTCTGCTTCTATCTTGAACCCGGAGAGGCACTTGGCGTTGGGATGGAACTCGCAGCAGCCAACACCTTGGGAAGCTACGACATAAACATAAACATCCAGGCATGGCCTGCCAGCGAAGCACCTATTGAGTGTGGAGGTGGCTGA
- a CDS encoding DUF1102 domain-containing protein, whose product MERRTKVGTSIGIIIVLLIGVWEIYSADPLTVVYATPENGTLSVDYPVPPYAYSDSGVLVIDISPDSPLYPGYGEGLGANSTYVFNNAFIIKNNQSQTGYSEICVRIGSENQKVGFFVGKFDGNWSGTVEVQLNANDSVGVGVRIDTYGLHLGDYSEGITIEAWGGGCG is encoded by the coding sequence GTGGAAAGGAGAACAAAGGTTGGCACGAGTATTGGAATCATCATAGTTCTACTCATAGGAGTATGGGAGATATACTCCGCAGATCCCCTAACGGTTGTCTACGCCACTCCAGAAAACGGAACATTGTCGGTTGATTATCCCGTCCCCCCGTATGCTTACTCTGATAGTGGTGTTCTTGTTATCGATATCTCACCGGATAGCCCATTGTATCCTGGATACGGAGAGGGACTGGGTGCAAATTCCACATACGTATTTAATAACGCTTTTATCATTAAAAATAACCAGAGCCAGACAGGATATAGCGAGATATGTGTGAGGATAGGCTCAGAGAACCAGAAGGTGGGATTTTTTGTCGGGAAGTTTGATGGGAACTGGAGCGGTACAGTTGAAGTCCAGCTGAATGCCAACGATAGCGTAGGTGTTGGAGTGAGGATTGACACCTACGGCCTCCACCTGGGAGACTACAGTGAAGGAATTACAATAGAAGCCTGGGGAGGAGGCTGCGGATGA
- a CDS encoding DNA-directed RNA polymerase, protein MYKLLKIKDVVRIPPRMFTMDPKEAAKLVLRETYEGIYDRDEGVILAVMDVEEIGQGVIVPGDGATYHEVVFDVLVWKPEMHEVVEGEVIDVAPYGAFIRIGPMDGLVHISQLMDDYVVFDEKNKQFLGKETKRVLKLGDEVRARVIAISIKSRVIRENKIGLTMRQPGLGKRDWIEKEKRKEAEA, encoded by the coding sequence ATGTACAAGCTCCTGAAGATTAAGGACGTTGTGAGAATCCCGCCCAGGATGTTCACGATGGACCCAAAGGAAGCCGCCAAACTCGTCCTCCGTGAGACCTACGAGGGAATATACGACCGTGACGAGGGCGTTATCCTGGCGGTAATGGACGTTGAGGAGATAGGCCAGGGAGTCATCGTGCCCGGAGACGGTGCAACCTACCACGAGGTTGTCTTTGACGTCCTCGTATGGAAGCCCGAGATGCACGAGGTCGTTGAGGGCGAGGTGATCGATGTAGCTCCGTACGGTGCCTTCATCAGAATCGGCCCGATGGACGGTCTCGTCCACATCAGCCAGCTCATGGATGACTACGTCGTCTTCGACGAGAAGAACAAGCAGTTCCTCGGCAAGGAGACCAAGAGGGTCCTCAAGCTCGGGGACGAAGTCAGGGCAAGGGTCATCGCCATAAGCATCAAGAGCAGGGTAATCAGAGAGAACAAGATAGGCCTCACCATGCGCCAGCCCGGTCTCGGAAAGAGGGACTGGATAGAGAAGGAGAAGCGCAAGGAGGCTGAGGCATGA
- a CDS encoding DUF7344 domain-containing protein, translating into MAGSIDSSTVILGNTRRMMMIEFLQQREGHAELRELVEYIAEREGDTNRKHRKSVYVSLIQTHIPKLEREGVVTFNHGIVTLLKIPEDVTVYMEVVNKHDISWSTFYMGTSVIFIIAGWYLGSMSLLLAAMVYLVISIIHHRKIKRLF; encoded by the coding sequence ATGGCTGGGAGCATTGACAGCTCAACCGTGATCCTCGGAAATACGAGGAGAATGATGATGATTGAGTTCCTCCAACAGAGAGAGGGTCATGCCGAACTCAGAGAACTTGTGGAATACATAGCTGAAAGGGAGGGAGACACCAACCGGAAGCACAGGAAAAGCGTCTATGTCAGCCTGATCCAGACACATATCCCCAAGCTGGAGCGGGAAGGTGTCGTAACGTTCAACCACGGCATCGTTACCCTTCTGAAGATCCCTGAAGATGTAACCGTCTACATGGAAGTTGTCAACAAGCACGACATCAGCTGGAGCACCTTCTACATGGGGACGTCGGTAATATTCATAATCGCTGGTTGGTATCTCGGCAGCATGTCCCTATTGCTGGCTGCCATGGTGTACCTGGTCATAAGTATAATCCACCACAGGAAAATTAAGAGGCTGTTCTAG
- a CDS encoding metallophosphoesterase, whose product MYSFETFERLSMEIETSRGRTLLIADPHIGFELSRGLRVRTHFEERLAEFIAEKDPDLLILLGDIKEPIGLSFMMKRLLMGFFSDLRGTPTIITKGNHDGRIEEVTEKFPNVDVAEHALIDGFLFLHGHRNLPEIEFSEGYLGHIHPAYTFKRGGTSRKMKVFFRVGRFLILPTINPFIEGFDVRQGIKMVPFLKDFREGEAFLPEGIYLGRISL is encoded by the coding sequence ATGTACTCTTTTGAAACCTTCGAGCGGCTCTCAATGGAGATTGAAACTTCCCGGGGAAGGACTCTTCTAATAGCGGACCCCCACATCGGCTTTGAGCTCTCCAGAGGATTGAGGGTACGGACTCACTTCGAGGAGAGGCTCGCGGAGTTCATAGCCGAAAAAGACCCAGACCTGCTGATACTCCTCGGTGACATCAAGGAGCCGATAGGGCTGAGCTTCATGATGAAGCGCCTCCTTATGGGCTTCTTCTCAGACCTTCGGGGAACACCCACCATAATCACCAAGGGAAACCACGATGGCAGGATAGAGGAGGTAACCGAAAAGTTTCCCAACGTTGATGTCGCTGAGCACGCGCTTATAGACGGGTTCCTCTTCCTCCACGGGCATAGGAACCTGCCAGAGATCGAGTTTTCTGAAGGCTACCTGGGGCACATACACCCCGCGTATACGTTCAAGAGGGGTGGGACATCCAGGAAAATGAAAGTCTTCTTCCGCGTGGGCAGGTTTCTCATCCTCCCCACGATCAACCCCTTCATCGAGGGCTTCGACGTGAGGCAGGGTATAAAGATGGTGCCCTTCCTGAAGGATTTTAGGGAGGGAGAAGCTTTCCTGCCGGAGGGAATTTACTTGGGGCGTATTTCACTCTAG
- a CDS encoding glycosyltransferase — translation MKISVIVPTYNERENLEELFERIGGALKDYDYEIIVVDDDSPDRTWEFAQELSERYPVRVIRRTEEKGLSSAVIRGFKEAHGDIFVVMDADLQHPPEVIPQLLNAIENGADVAIASRYVPGGGVKNWYWYRKLISRGAIMVGRLALPRIRDVKDPVSGFFALRREVVEGVELNPVGFKILMEVLIKGRYKKVTEVPFTFGLRRAGESKLGTKTMLNYLRHVYRLMRWEGELDRLIKFTLVGLSGVVVNQGFLWLFVSGFGWDKILANIPATELAILNNFTWNDLWTFRDLKRKPLWRRLANFHIAALTGAVVQWIIYAGLVLLGMNYLVANMFGIVVSFVVRFLVNRHVTWG, via the coding sequence GTGAAAATCAGCGTTATAGTTCCCACCTACAACGAACGTGAAAACCTTGAGGAGCTCTTTGAGCGAATCGGGGGGGCTTTGAAAGACTACGACTATGAAATCATCGTTGTCGATGACGATTCTCCGGACAGGACATGGGAGTTTGCCCAGGAGCTTTCGGAAAGGTACCCCGTCAGGGTCATACGGAGAACCGAGGAAAAAGGCCTCTCCTCCGCCGTCATCAGGGGTTTCAAAGAGGCCCATGGCGATATATTTGTCGTCATGGACGCCGACCTTCAGCATCCGCCGGAGGTTATACCCCAACTCCTGAACGCCATTGAAAACGGCGCCGATGTGGCAATCGCAAGCAGGTATGTTCCTGGCGGCGGTGTGAAGAACTGGTACTGGTACCGGAAGCTTATCTCCAGAGGCGCGATTATGGTGGGCCGCCTCGCACTCCCCAGGATAAGGGACGTCAAAGACCCTGTGAGCGGCTTCTTTGCCCTCAGAAGGGAGGTCGTTGAAGGGGTGGAGCTCAATCCAGTCGGGTTTAAGATTCTGATGGAGGTTCTGATTAAAGGCAGGTACAAGAAGGTTACCGAGGTTCCTTTTACCTTTGGCCTCAGGCGGGCGGGAGAGAGCAAGCTTGGAACGAAGACCATGCTGAACTATCTCAGGCACGTCTACCGGCTCATGCGCTGGGAGGGCGAGCTGGACAGGCTGATTAAGTTCACCCTCGTTGGCCTCTCAGGGGTTGTGGTTAACCAGGGGTTTCTGTGGCTCTTTGTTTCGGGCTTCGGCTGGGATAAAATACTGGCCAACATCCCCGCGACCGAACTGGCCATACTGAACAACTTCACCTGGAACGACCTCTGGACGTTCAGAGACCTCAAGAGAAAGCCGCTGTGGAGGAGGCTCGCCAACTTCCACATCGCGGCCTTAACCGGCGCGGTTGTCCAGTGGATTATCTACGCTGGGCTTGTGCTCCTCGGGATGAACTACCTCGTGGCGAACATGTTCGGCATCGTGGTTTCATTCGTCGTGCGCTTCCTCGTTAACAGGCACGTGACGTGGGGCTAG
- a CDS encoding RAD55 family ATPase, translating into MYVGELLKSLDRVSTGVPGLDNLIGGGFIPGRVYLIIGPPGSGKTTFGIQFLIEGAKKDEKGLFISLLEHPKIITQDMLRYNFGLLTHLQSKRILFYDMGESIFGAGRRFTWSEIFERILRIIETEDVKRVVIDSFTSLEYSVLDPEHKRMALGRFIRKLHGMGITCLILAEMMSSETYTEDYYLTDGVIVLHHFMRNYQMVRALQVLKMHGVAHDSNLKKLRFTEEGLRVYPEAPF; encoded by the coding sequence ATGTACGTGGGAGAACTCCTCAAGAGCCTCGACCGGGTTTCAACTGGCGTTCCGGGACTTGACAATCTCATCGGTGGGGGATTCATCCCGGGCAGGGTTTACCTTATAATCGGCCCCCCTGGGAGCGGGAAGACGACCTTTGGAATTCAGTTTCTTATTGAGGGCGCTAAAAAAGACGAGAAGGGGCTTTTTATATCCCTTCTGGAGCATCCGAAGATAATAACACAGGACATGCTCCGCTACAACTTTGGTCTCCTGACCCACCTCCAGTCGAAGAGGATACTCTTCTATGACATGGGAGAGAGCATCTTTGGCGCTGGAAGAAGGTTCACATGGAGCGAGATATTTGAGAGAATCCTTCGCATTATTGAGACGGAGGACGTTAAAAGGGTCGTCATAGACTCGTTCACCTCGCTGGAGTATTCGGTCCTTGACCCCGAGCACAAGAGGATGGCCCTGGGCAGGTTCATAAGGAAGCTCCACGGGATGGGGATTACGTGCCTTATACTGGCGGAGATGATGAGTTCTGAGACCTACACCGAGGACTACTACCTCACCGATGGTGTCATAGTCCTCCACCACTTCATGAGGAACTACCAGATGGTGCGGGCCCTTCAGGTTCTGAAGATGCATGGCGTTGCCCACGACAGCAACCTCAAGAAACTTCGCTTCACCGAAGAGGGGCTCAGGGTCTATCCAGAGGCACCGTTCTGA
- a CDS encoding transcriptional regulator produces MSDVYERLEALLRSLGVKKTELRIYRLLLEKSEPMRITEIQRELGISERSVREHVLSLYRKGILRRKLIEQGWLGYVYTAVSPSEVLEHIKESLIKRINEIEKELKSTSRQRN; encoded by the coding sequence ATGAGCGACGTCTACGAGAGGCTTGAGGCACTGCTTCGCTCACTCGGTGTTAAGAAGACGGAGCTGAGGATATACCGTCTCCTGCTCGAAAAGAGTGAACCCATGAGGATAACCGAGATACAGAGGGAACTAGGCATCAGCGAGCGCTCGGTTAGGGAGCACGTGCTCAGCCTCTACCGCAAGGGGATACTCAGGAGAAAGCTCATTGAACAGGGCTGGCTGGGCTACGTTTACACAGCCGTCTCACCGAGCGAGGTTCTTGAACACATCAAGGAAAGCCTGATAAAGAGGATAAACGAAATCGAAAAGGAGCTCAAAAGCACATCCAGGCAGAGAAACTAG
- a CDS encoding signal peptidase I, with protein MRRIVEYLALTIVGILVTGSLVGMLLDRPVFMSYAYSGSMEPTINKGDVFFINPLSRNPGVGDIIVFQTGDVWTVHRVYAVTEGGYITKGDNNIATDQQSHDIPPIPKERIAGTVITVKGTPLRIPQLGNYLGTGLSDRGKVLLAGALILVGILAFAGDETSHSRKRKKKITVKFRTLYALTSVFLLIMVAVSTFVSWETVPITYSVTSAGGLREGWYLPGEEFQQEITIKNRNLYPMTYFVSMGPTITAVSEDGFMLNEGEERSITVTLKAPQKTAMYSPRLQVNAYMPILPVSVLDELYRIHPMVPLLAILMEISLFLGAFYVISGIGNEDVLRIRRRRTSFLRGISEVFRI; from the coding sequence ATGAGAAGGATAGTGGAGTACCTAGCACTAACGATCGTAGGCATCCTCGTTACAGGTTCCCTCGTGGGTATGCTCCTAGACAGGCCGGTTTTTATGTCGTACGCATACTCCGGGAGCATGGAACCCACCATAAACAAGGGAGATGTATTTTTCATCAATCCCCTTTCAAGAAATCCCGGAGTGGGTGACATTATCGTTTTTCAAACTGGAGATGTATGGACAGTTCACAGGGTTTACGCCGTTACTGAAGGTGGGTACATAACAAAAGGGGACAACAACATAGCAACCGACCAGCAAAGCCACGATATCCCCCCGATACCCAAAGAGAGAATAGCGGGCACGGTGATTACAGTTAAAGGCACTCCCCTAAGGATACCCCAGCTTGGAAACTATCTTGGAACGGGTCTCTCAGACCGCGGAAAGGTGCTCCTTGCAGGTGCCCTAATACTAGTCGGAATTTTAGCATTCGCAGGAGACGAGACTTCACACTCCAGAAAAAGAAAGAAAAAAATTACAGTAAAGTTCAGGACGCTCTATGCACTAACATCAGTGTTCCTCCTAATTATGGTGGCCGTATCCACATTTGTTTCGTGGGAAACAGTACCCATAACTTATTCCGTTACCTCAGCGGGGGGACTAAGGGAGGGCTGGTATCTTCCAGGGGAGGAATTCCAGCAGGAAATTACAATAAAGAACAGAAACCTATATCCTATGACGTATTTTGTCTCAATGGGGCCAACCATTACCGCCGTATCAGAGGACGGGTTCATGCTGAACGAGGGGGAAGAGAGATCCATCACTGTTACCCTGAAGGCTCCTCAAAAAACTGCAATGTATTCACCCAGATTACAAGTCAACGCATACATGCCAATCCTTCCAGTCTCAGTTCTGGATGAACTCTACAGAATTCATCCGATGGTGCCCCTCCTTGCCATTCTGATGGAGATTTCCCTGTTCCTTGGGGCGTTCTACGTAATCTCAGGCATCGGAAACGAGGATGTCCTTAGAATCAGGAGAAGGAGGACTTCCTTCCTTAGAGGGATATCGGAGGTGTTTAGGATATGA
- a CDS encoding DUF1102 domain-containing protein, which produces MIGLLVAVAASSAHFAYFEADRGVHIQVVPDDSELIDLRPMQPYAYINDNGMLVIDLSKYNGNWQEGFGEGVSPNSTYVFKEVFGVSNDLWEGTPICMHITYSGDGGVKFFVGNYTGQPGETTLDVTVMPGEVVPIGLILDSTGLVDGDAINGQVQFYAVPGPCEGE; this is translated from the coding sequence ATGATAGGACTCTTAGTTGCAGTAGCAGCAAGTAGCGCTCACTTTGCATACTTTGAAGCCGACAGAGGCGTCCACATCCAGGTTGTCCCGGATGACAGTGAGCTTATAGACCTACGGCCCATGCAACCCTACGCGTACATTAACGACAACGGTATGCTGGTCATAGACCTGAGCAAGTACAACGGGAACTGGCAGGAAGGATTCGGTGAAGGCGTTAGTCCCAACAGCACGTATGTTTTCAAGGAAGTCTTCGGTGTCAGCAACGACCTTTGGGAAGGAACCCCAATCTGTATGCACATCACGTACAGCGGAGACGGTGGTGTCAAGTTCTTTGTTGGGAACTATACGGGTCAGCCCGGTGAGACCACCCTCGATGTAACCGTGATGCCCGGCGAAGTCGTGCCTATTGGACTTATTCTGGACAGCACTGGCTTGGTTGATGGAGACGCAATAAACGGTCAGGTTCAGTTCTACGCGGTTCCTGGACCTTGCGAGGGAGAGTGA